One region of Octopus sinensis linkage group LG30, ASM634580v1, whole genome shotgun sequence genomic DNA includes:
- the LOC115226759 gene encoding XK-related protein 7-like: protein MYKNFESLRYGMKSQTAQSSAEREYYYRWMLREDTDACMLRLFECFMESAPQLTLQLYILVVDPADASNPLRIISLLSSWIGICWSLASYYKSLRFSRENKENLTVCGTVAYFLWRLLEVGPRIVIISMFMTQYYFWVAVPLSLHWVFVFIWLQIQQLTFCQNSVWQTFFNMMCAFVSIFCFLNAKDGTSRYRCILFYAIFYTENIVLFALWFRFTDHMGTWYHLTAFFFVLCGAVLQAILFCCYYCCCHPESGSLVICKEYDSHEMFTSLCFSIPATQTNEREKNVPPNMITYEKQERKQKLDQGLGYAPHKRSHISMVTVTPPISERSLAMARSGHSLDGDISSYPSFSASFQTSDTKLCLDSVSNTSSRKTETNV from the exons atgTACAA GAACTTTGAATCTCTTCGATATGGCATGAAGAGTCAGACGGCACAGAGCTCGGCAGAGCGTGAATACTACTACAGGTGGATGCTGCGTGAGGATACGGATGCCTGCATGCTGCGGTTGTTTGAGTGTTTTATGGAGAGTGCACCACAGCTGACCCTGCAACTGTACATCCTGGTGGTGGACCCTGCTGATGCATCAA atCCCCTGAGGATCATCTCCCTCCTCTCTTCTTGGATCGGAATCTGTTGGTCGCTGGCCTCATACTACAAATCATTACGATTCTCACGAGAAAACAAAGAGAACTTGACAGTCTGTGGCACAGTGGCCTACTTTCTATGGCGGCTGCTCGAGGTTGGACCCCGCATCGTCATCATCTCCATGTTCATGACACAGTACTACTTCTGGGTCGCCGTGCCCCTCTCGTTGCATTGGGTTTTTGTCTTTATCTGGCTCCAAATACAGCAACTGACCTTCTGTCAGAATTCCGTCTGGCAGACGTTTTTCAACATGATGTGTGCTTTCGTCTCAATCTTCTGCTTCCTCAATGCAAAAGATGGGACGTCCCGCTATCGTTGCATTCTCTTCTATGCCATTTTCTACACAGAGAATATTGTGCTGTTTGCACTCTGGTTCCGCTTCACCGACCACATGGGCACCTGGTATCACCTGACTGCATTCTTCTTTGTGCTGTGTGGTGCTGTGCTCCAGGCAATCCTTttttgctgctactactgctgctgtcacCCAGAAAGTGGGTCCCTCGTTATCTGTAAGGAGTACGACAGCCACGAAATGTTCACCTCTCTCTGCTTCTCAATTCCAGCGACACAGACCAACGAACGTGAAAAGAACGTACCCCCAAACATGATAACCTACGAGAAGcaagaacgaaaacaaaaactGGATCAAGGGCTTGGATATGCACCTCACAAGCGGAGCCACATCTCAATGGTAACTGTAACGCCACCCATATCAGAACGGTCTTTAGCAATGGCTCGCAGTGGGCACAGCCTGGATGGTGACATATCCAGTTATCCTTCGTTCTCAGCCAGCTTCCAGACCAgtgacacaaaactctgcttagATTCAGTATCAAACACTTCATCAAGGAAGACAGAGACAAACGTTTGA